The window actgcaacaaaaagaataaaatacttacgaGTATATCTAcgtaaggaaacaaaagacctgtacatagaaaactataaaacactgatgaaagaaatcaaagaggacacaaacagatggagaaatatactgtgttcatggattggaagaatcaatattgtgaaaatgactatactacccaaagcaatctatagattcaatgcaatccctatcaagctaccaatggtattcttcatagaactagagcaaataatttcacaatttgtatgaaaatacaaaaaaaccttgaatagccaaagcatcttgagaaagaagaatggaacttgaggaatcaacctacctgacttcaggctctactacaaagccacagtcatcaagacactatggtactggcacaaagacagaaatatagatcaatggaaaaaaaacagaaagcccagagataaattcacgaacctacggacaccttatctttgacaaaggaggcaaggatatacaatggaaaaaagacaagctattcaacaagtggtgctgggaaaactggtccaccattgtaaaagaatgaaactagaacacattctaacaccatacacaaaaataaactcaaaatggattaaagatctaaatgaaagaccagaaactataaaactcctagaggagaacataggcaaaacactctccgacataaatcacagcaagattctctatgacccacctcccagaatactggaaataaaagcaaaaataaacaaatgggacctaatgaaactaaaaagcttttgcacaacaaaggaaactataagcaaggtgaaaagacagccttcagaatgggagaaaataacagcaaatgaagaaatagacaaaggattaatctcagaatatataagcaactcctgcagctcatttccagaaaaataaatgaccctatcaaaaaatgggccaaagttctaaacagacatttcttcaaagaagacatacagatggctaacaaacacatgaaaagatgctcaacatcactcattattagagaaatgcaaatcaaagcctcaATGAGGTACccttacatgccagtcaggatggctgctatccaaaagtctacaagcaataaatgctggagagggtgtggataaaagggaaccctcttacactgttgataggaatgcaaaccagtacagccactatggagaacagtgtggagattccttaaaaaactggaaatagaactgccatatgacccagcaatcctatgGCTAGTTACTTATGGAAATAAGAATGCATGTGTAAGAGCATAGGGGTTACATAGCCTGGAACATAGTATGAACAATAATCAAAGGTAAATCTTGTGATGATCAGCCAGCATAGTCAGGATAAAAGGCCTGACCAAAGGATCCTATTTTTCCAACTGTGATGACAATCATATCCTGGTGTGAAGAAATAGGCATTAAGTATCAAAATCtgacataatttttaataattagagTAACTGTTGTTGCTCTGATTTCCTGTCATTAACATTATTATCACTGCTAACGTCTCTGAAATTTCCCTACATATGAAATAATGAGTTACACTTATGTAGAAGTTCAAACTACTTGACTGACTTTTTTTGTGACAAGTTAATAAATGGGCATCTTGATGTATATATTTTGATCTAGTATTAATTTACCTAGTATCAATCGGAATTCCCTTATATAACCTACTCTGACACTGAAGATATTAGTTTTGAAGTCTATACTATAGTAAATTCATCAGATTGAACTGCAATGTCTCTTGAGAGACAAACATTTGGCCTTCTCCAGAAGAAATTTTTTACCACACCATATGCTTCCTCCAACCATAGGCAGCAACATAATTTCTCAGCTAAGATTTTTTACAAGAACCATGTTATTTTAACCTATTTTAGGGAAACCTAAAAGTGTATATGATACCTGGAAACTCCTGatgttaaaataatagaaatataacaTTACTTCAAGTTGGTAAGGAAACCCTTACACTTCATGTCATTTAAGAAATCCTTCTGTGAATAATAAATTGACTGCACACTTTCCTCATTGccagtttcatttctttgttcctcAAAGTATAGATGACTGAATTTAAAAAAGGAGTGAGAACTGCATCACAAACAGCAAGAAATTTGTCTAGGTGTGATGTGGGATGAGGCCAGATGTAAACAAAGATGTAAGGACCGAAGAACAAAATCACCACCATGACATGAGTTGACAAAGTGGAGAGGGCCTTAGACGAGCTACCTGAAGAGTGTTTCTGAACAGTGATGAGGATAAAAATGTAGGAGACAATCAATATGAAGAATGATCCCAGGGATATGAATCCACTGTTGGCTGTGACCATGAACTCCAGTCTGTAGGTATCTGTGCAGGCAAGTTTGATGAACCAAGGAAAGTCACAGTAAAAGCTGTCTAATACATTAGGGCCACAGAACGGCAGTTTTATAACAAAAACTAGTTGAACCACAGAGTGAATCAAGCCAATTATCCATGCAGCAACCAGgagcaaaatacacattttttgacTCATAATAGTGAAATAGTGGAGAGGCTTACATATGGCAACATATCTGTCAAAGGCCATGGCGATGAGCAGCACCATCTCCACCCCAGCAATGACGTGGATGAAGACGATCTGAGTGATGCAGCCACTAAAGGAGATGACTttatgttttttgaaaagatcatgAATCATCTTGGGAGAAATGACAGAACAAACTCCCAGGTCAATGAAGGAGAGGTTGGCCAACAGAAAATACATGGGGGAGTGTAAGTGAGGGTTCATCATCACAGTGAGAATGATGAGGGAGTTTCCCATCATGCTTGCCACACAAAAAATGGAGGAGAACACAAAGAGGAGTTGGCTCTCCCAGAAACTGGTGAGTCCCAGGAACAGGAACTCTGACACCTTAGAGTGATTTGCTCCATCCATTGCTTTATCAGCTTGAATGTTTccagacaaaagaaaaagaaaaataaatgaaaataagaatgcTAATAAAGTTCAATATTATAATGATTATATAAGAAACTTCATGCTGTGAAGGTTATATATTCCTTCAATTCTTTCTCAGGACCATATCATCACTAAAAAAGCATTTTACCTGTGTTTACTTAAAGCAGTTGAGTCACTTTCATATGCAACATACCTTTCACCACATCCCCCAAAAGTATTCATCTATAAACAAAAGAATGGAGATAATAGATGTGCATAGCAAGGACTGggagaggcaggaaaggtggtgcAGTGTaccacaaagagaaaaggaaagaagaggtggAGATGGCATTTGCCAGAACAcatt of the Muntiacus reevesi chromosome 7, mMunRee1.1, whole genome shotgun sequence genome contains:
- the LOC136172012 gene encoding olfactory receptor 4F3/4F16/4F29-like, which translates into the protein MDGANHSKVSEFLFLGLTSFWESQLLFVFSSIFCVASMMGNSLIILTVMMNPHLHSPMYFLLANLSFIDLGVCSVISPKMIHDLFKKHKVISFSGCITQIVFIHVIAGVEMVLLIAMAFDRYVAICKPLHYFTIMSQKMCILLLVAAWIIGLIHSVVQLVFVIKLPFCGPNVLDSFYCDFPWFIKLACTDTYRLEFMVTANSGFISLGSFFILIVSYIFILITVQKHSSGSSSKALSTLSTHVMVVILFFGPYIFVYIWPHPTSHLDKFLAVCDAVLTPFLNSVIYTLRNKEMKLAMRKVCSQFIIHRRIS